A single genomic interval of Zobellia nedashkovskayae harbors:
- a CDS encoding DUF4834 family protein: protein MAFLKTIFIILLVYYLFKLLVKMFAPKIFGYAARKTQEHFNEKFGDFAQQGYGQAPADQAGEVIIDKKPSRKNSSNNQVGDYIDFEEID from the coding sequence ATGGCATTTTTAAAGACAATCTTTATAATTTTATTGGTCTATTACCTTTTTAAATTATTGGTAAAGATGTTCGCCCCTAAAATTTTTGGTTATGCCGCGCGTAAAACGCAAGAGCACTTTAATGAGAAATTTGGTGATTTTGCGCAACAAGGTTACGGGCAGGCTCCAGCAGATCAGGCAGGAGAGGTTATTATAGACAAGAAACCATCTAGAAAGAATTCTTCAAATAATCAGGTGGGCGATTATATCGATTTTGAAGAAATAGATTAG
- a CDS encoding transporter, which translates to MKNYLLTLIFALPFIGTSQYTDVINSNRPGLSVSAYAVGRNVLQVEAGVLYEQRDHTLLNTKSNIWGSDISLRYGLLFERLELNYEGTFVNQNITYTSLDITENLTDFSRNRVGLKYLLYDRFKNPERNKPNLYSWKANYGFKFKNLIPSVSLYGGATFNLGDNPFYVGDPTVSYRGMVITQSRLTPRFVLITNIAYDRITTDYPELSYLVSFSHAFRNPKWSAFVENQGIQSDRYSDVLIRGGVAHLLTDDLQVDFNLGASFKNTPSRIFITAGGSYRFDFHKDKLKAIDEQGAGENGEPIKKNAMKKKEKEDGKNKKSGSGAEDIDLGPSKKQLKKLKKEERKKKKNKERGSGAIDF; encoded by the coding sequence ATGAAAAATTACCTATTGACACTGATTTTTGCCCTTCCATTTATAGGGACATCACAATATACGGACGTTATCAACTCTAATCGCCCAGGCCTTTCCGTTAGTGCGTATGCTGTTGGTAGAAATGTATTACAAGTAGAAGCCGGTGTTCTTTATGAGCAAAGAGACCACACCCTTTTAAATACAAAAAGCAATATCTGGGGTTCTGACATATCATTACGTTACGGATTGCTTTTTGAGCGACTAGAGCTTAACTATGAAGGAACATTTGTAAATCAAAACATTACTTATACCAGTTTAGACATAACTGAAAACCTAACTGATTTTTCTAGAAATCGTGTAGGTCTTAAATATTTGCTTTACGATCGTTTTAAAAATCCAGAACGAAACAAACCTAATTTATACAGCTGGAAAGCAAATTATGGTTTCAAGTTCAAAAACCTAATTCCATCCGTTTCACTTTATGGTGGAGCTACTTTTAACTTGGGAGACAATCCTTTTTACGTTGGTGACCCAACCGTATCATATCGTGGTATGGTAATTACACAAAGTAGATTAACGCCTCGTTTTGTCCTTATTACCAATATTGCCTATGACCGTATAACAACAGATTATCCTGAATTAAGCTATTTAGTTTCCTTTTCCCATGCTTTCCGCAATCCAAAATGGAGTGCTTTTGTTGAAAACCAAGGTATACAGAGTGATCGCTATTCAGATGTATTAATTCGTGGTGGTGTTGCCCATTTGTTAACAGATGATCTTCAAGTAGATTTTAACCTTGGTGCCAGCTTTAAGAATACTCCTTCTAGAATTTTTATAACCGCCGGTGGATCGTACCGTTTTGATTTTCACAAAGACAAATTAAAAGCGATAGATGAGCAAGGTGCTGGTGAAAATGGTGAGCCTATCAAAAAGAACGCCATGAAAAAGAAGGAAAAAGAAGATGGCAAAAATAAAAAAAGCGGCAGCGGAGCAGAAGATATTGACTTAGGCCCGTCTAAGAAACAATTGAAAAAACTTAAGAAAGAAGAGAGAAAAAAGAAGAAAAATAAAGAACGAGGTAGCGGAGCTATTGATTTCTAA
- a CDS encoding GTP cyclohydrolase codes for MVTLKEAISKDELKEFVKFPFSLYKDSPYWVPPLIEDELSSFDRDENPAFKNASAWFFLAYKGNKLVGRIVAIINHLEVDDQNVKKMRFGWFDFIDDTEVSETLLKKVAEIGAEHKLEFMEGPVGFSNLDKVGVLTDGFDQPGSMVTWYNDAYYINHYERLSFVKEKGYVENKFPAKNADPALFTKLNGLVKRRYGLREINFKKTSEVLPLVDQMFDLFNQTYSKLSSFVPITDVQKEYFKKKYITFINPEYIKFIVDKEDNLIAFAIVMPSFSSALQKAKGKLFPFGFLHLLRAKKYNKDVVFYLIGIHPEYQNKGVTAIIFNEYYKTFNKRGIEMCYRTPELEDNIAIRQMWKHFDPKIYKRRCTYKKSL; via the coding sequence ATGGTCACCCTTAAAGAAGCGATTTCAAAAGACGAGCTAAAAGAGTTCGTTAAATTTCCGTTTTCGCTTTATAAAGATTCTCCTTATTGGGTACCACCCTTAATTGAAGATGAATTATCTTCTTTTGATAGAGATGAAAATCCTGCCTTTAAAAATGCAAGTGCCTGGTTCTTTCTAGCCTATAAAGGCAACAAGCTTGTTGGCAGAATCGTTGCCATTATCAATCATTTAGAAGTAGATGACCAAAACGTAAAAAAGATGCGCTTTGGCTGGTTCGATTTTATTGATGATACAGAAGTATCAGAAACCCTTCTGAAAAAAGTTGCGGAAATAGGAGCTGAACACAAATTGGAGTTTATGGAAGGGCCAGTAGGTTTTTCTAATCTAGATAAGGTTGGTGTACTCACAGATGGATTTGATCAACCTGGAAGCATGGTAACGTGGTACAATGATGCATATTATATTAATCATTATGAACGCCTAAGCTTTGTAAAAGAAAAGGGATATGTTGAAAACAAGTTTCCTGCAAAGAATGCCGATCCAGCATTATTCACAAAATTGAACGGACTGGTAAAACGTCGCTACGGTCTTCGCGAAATTAATTTCAAGAAAACCAGTGAAGTTCTACCACTAGTAGATCAAATGTTTGACCTGTTTAACCAAACCTATTCTAAACTCTCTTCTTTTGTACCTATTACAGATGTTCAAAAAGAATATTTCAAAAAGAAATATATTACGTTTATAAACCCAGAGTACATTAAGTTCATTGTAGACAAGGAAGATAACCTAATTGCATTTGCCATTGTTATGCCTTCCTTCTCCAGTGCTTTACAGAAGGCTAAAGGAAAATTATTTCCTTTTGGCTTCCTGCACCTACTAAGAGCAAAAAAATATAATAAGGATGTTGTGTTTTACCTTATAGGTATCCACCCTGAATACCAAAACAAAGGCGTTACTGCCATAATTTTTAATGAATACTACAAAACATTTAATAAGAGAGGTATTGAAATGTGTTACCGTACACCGGAATTGGAAGATAATATTGCTATTCGCCAAATGTGGAAACATTTTGACCCAAAAATATACAAACGACGTTGTACTTACAAAAAGAGCCTATAG
- a CDS encoding aminotransferase class I/II-fold pyridoxal phosphate-dependent enzyme yields MRDLFDRILENKGPLGKWASQAEGYFVFPKLEGPISNRMKFQGKEVITWSINDYLGLANLPEVKKVDGETAAEYGSAYPMGARMMSGHTDFHEQLEQELAAFVNKESAYLLNFGYQGMVSAIDALVSKDDIIVYDVDAHACIIDGVRLHMGKRFTFKHNDIESLEKNLERATKMAEQTGGGILVISEGVFGMRGEQGKLREIVALKKKYTFRLFVDDAHGFGTLGATGAGTGEEQDVQDDIDVYFATFAKSMAGIGAFLAADKEIIDYLKYNLRSQMFAKSLPMIYVKGALKRLDMLRTMPELKAKLWENVNALQNGLKNKGFDIGNTNTCVTPVYLNGSIPEAMALVKDLRENYGIFCSIVVYPVIPKGLILLRMIPTATHTMQDIEETLEAFSAIRDRLENGTYKRLSAAVAAAMGE; encoded by the coding sequence ATGCGAGATTTATTTGACAGAATTTTAGAGAACAAGGGGCCATTAGGAAAATGGGCTTCACAGGCGGAGGGATATTTCGTTTTTCCTAAGTTAGAGGGACCGATTTCTAATAGGATGAAGTTTCAAGGAAAAGAGGTAATTACCTGGAGTATCAATGACTACTTAGGTCTAGCCAATCTTCCTGAAGTTAAGAAAGTAGACGGTGAAACCGCTGCTGAATATGGATCTGCTTACCCTATGGGAGCAAGAATGATGAGTGGCCACACTGATTTTCACGAACAGCTAGAACAAGAATTAGCTGCGTTCGTTAATAAAGAATCTGCTTATTTATTAAACTTTGGTTACCAAGGTATGGTGTCTGCAATAGATGCCCTTGTTTCTAAAGACGATATTATTGTATATGATGTAGATGCTCACGCCTGTATTATTGATGGCGTTAGATTACATATGGGTAAGCGTTTTACGTTTAAGCATAATGATATTGAAAGTTTAGAGAAAAACTTAGAACGCGCCACTAAAATGGCTGAACAAACCGGTGGAGGTATATTAGTTATTTCCGAGGGTGTTTTTGGTATGCGTGGTGAGCAAGGTAAGTTAAGAGAGATTGTTGCTTTAAAGAAAAAATATACTTTCCGTTTATTTGTAGATGATGCTCACGGTTTCGGAACCTTAGGAGCAACTGGTGCAGGTACAGGTGAGGAGCAGGATGTACAGGATGATATTGATGTGTATTTTGCAACTTTTGCAAAGTCTATGGCAGGTATCGGTGCATTTTTAGCTGCCGATAAAGAAATTATAGATTATTTAAAATATAACCTTCGTTCGCAAATGTTCGCTAAATCATTACCTATGATTTACGTAAAGGGAGCATTAAAGAGATTGGATATGTTACGTACCATGCCTGAGCTTAAAGCTAAGTTGTGGGAGAACGTAAACGCGCTTCAAAACGGACTAAAGAACAAAGGTTTTGACATTGGAAACACAAATACATGTGTTACGCCAGTTTACCTTAACGGAAGTATTCCAGAAGCTATGGCTCTTGTGAAAGACTTGCGAGAAAATTACGGAATATTCTGCTCTATAGTAGTTTATCCTGTAATACCAAAAGGACTAATATTACTTCGTATGATTCCTACTGCTACGCATACAATGCAGGATATAGAGGAAACATTAGAGGCGTTCTCGGCAATTAGAGACCGTTTGGAAAATGGTACATATAAAAGATTATCTGCTGCAGTTGCTGCGGCAATGGGTGAGTAA
- a CDS encoding PLP-dependent cysteine synthase family protein, translating into MENKIKAYNNILELVGNTPLVKLKRITEGFAGNFFAKVESFNPGHSSKDRIAVHIIEEAERKGLLTEGSTIIETTSGNTGFSIAMVSIIKGYKCILAVSSKSSKDKIDMLRTMGATVYVCPAHVSADDPRSYYEVAKRLHKETSGSIYINQYFNELNMEAHYQSTGPEIWKQTGGQITHFVACSGTGGTISGTAKYLKEQNPKVKVIGVDAFGSVLKKYHETREFDSNEIYPYRIEGLGKNLIPGATDFDVIDKFVKVTDSESAHTAREIAKTEGIFAGYTSGAVMQALKQLNEDGEFGPKDNVVVIFPDHGSRYMSKVYSDQWMEDQGFFDTNTVSETQKVQYIKE; encoded by the coding sequence ATGGAAAACAAAATTAAGGCATACAATAATATCCTAGAGCTCGTAGGAAACACTCCACTAGTAAAATTAAAGAGAATAACAGAAGGCTTTGCAGGTAACTTTTTTGCCAAAGTAGAATCTTTTAATCCTGGCCACTCTTCAAAAGATCGTATTGCGGTACATATCATAGAAGAGGCAGAGCGTAAAGGTCTTTTAACCGAAGGTAGCACCATTATAGAAACAACTTCTGGTAATACAGGTTTTAGTATTGCTATGGTGAGTATTATTAAAGGTTATAAATGTATTTTGGCTGTTAGTTCAAAATCATCGAAAGATAAGATTGATATGTTGCGTACTATGGGTGCCACGGTATATGTTTGCCCGGCTCACGTAAGTGCGGATGATCCACGTTCTTATTATGAAGTAGCAAAACGCTTACATAAAGAAACTAGTGGCTCCATCTATATCAATCAATATTTTAATGAGTTGAATATGGAGGCTCATTACCAGAGCACTGGTCCAGAAATATGGAAACAGACTGGTGGGCAGATTACGCACTTTGTAGCATGTAGCGGAACTGGTGGTACTATTTCAGGTACGGCTAAGTACTTAAAAGAGCAAAACCCAAAAGTTAAGGTTATTGGTGTTGATGCTTTTGGTTCAGTATTGAAAAAATATCATGAAACTAGAGAGTTCGATTCTAATGAGATTTATCCATATAGAATAGAAGGTCTTGGCAAAAATCTAATTCCAGGAGCTACTGATTTTGATGTTATAGACAAGTTTGTCAAAGTAACCGATTCTGAAAGTGCACATACTGCTCGTGAAATTGCAAAGACCGAAGGTATTTTTGCAGGATACACCAGTGGTGCAGTAATGCAGGCGTTAAAACAGTTGAATGAAGATGGAGAGTTTGGCCCAAAGGATAACGTAGTTGTTATATTTCCGGATCACGGCTCGCGATATATGAGTAAAGTGTACAGTGATCAGTGGATGGAGGACCAAGGTTTCTTTGACACCAATACTGTTAGTGAAACTCAAAAAGTACAATACATTAAAGAATAA
- a CDS encoding S9 family peptidase, translating into MSLSKKKKIVLGLSLTFVLLVQSQQKNMSEVKAPIAKKIPHNLEKHGDVRVDNYYWLNDKENPEVISYLEAEKEYYESLTGHTKEFQHQLFDEMKSRIKEDDTSVPYKQNGYWYITRYEIGKEYPIYARKKETLEAPEEIMFDGNEMAKGHEYFSIGGLAISPNNKFAAFGVDTVSRRQYVISIKNLETGEVYADKIENTTGGAVWADDNKTLFYTKKDEVTLRSDQILKHKFGTSAAEDQLVFHEKDDTFGTYVYKSKSKKYIIVGSYSTLTSEFQFLRTDNPDGDLKMFSPRERGVEYGMSHYGDHFYVLTNKDGATNFKLMKTDENNTSSENWKEFIPHREDVLLEDIDIFKDYYVISERTNGLNKVHINRWDGTDSYYLPFKSETYTAGVGRNPDFDTEILRYGYNSMTTPTSIIDFNMRTKEREVKKEQEVLGGKFDKDNYKEKRIWANARDGVKVPMSIVYHKDTPLSNTTPILQYAYGSYGNTIDPYFSTVRLSLLDRGFVYAIAHVRGGEYLGRPWYEDGKLLKKKNTFTDFVDCSQYLIDEGYTSADHLYAMGGSAGGLLMGAIINMAPQLYNGVIAAVPFVDVVTTMLDDSIPLTTGEYDEWGNPNEKAYYEYMKSYSPYDQVVAQEYPNLLVTTGLHDSQVQYFEPAKWVAKLREMKSDKNLLMMDINMDAGHGGASGRFEALKEVAKEYAFLLDLEGKI; encoded by the coding sequence ATGAGCTTGTCTAAAAAAAAGAAAATCGTTCTTGGGTTAAGCCTTACATTTGTGCTTTTAGTACAAAGTCAACAAAAGAATATGAGTGAAGTTAAAGCACCGATTGCGAAAAAGATTCCACATAACTTAGAAAAGCACGGAGATGTTAGGGTGGATAATTATTATTGGTTGAACGATAAAGAGAACCCAGAGGTGATTTCATATCTAGAGGCTGAGAAAGAGTACTATGAATCTTTGACGGGGCATACCAAAGAGTTTCAGCATCAACTTTTTGATGAAATGAAATCTCGTATCAAAGAAGATGATACATCTGTACCGTATAAACAGAACGGCTATTGGTACATTACCAGGTATGAAATAGGTAAAGAGTATCCTATTTATGCTCGAAAAAAAGAAACATTAGAAGCTCCGGAAGAGATTATGTTTGATGGAAACGAAATGGCAAAAGGTCATGAGTATTTCAGCATAGGAGGTTTGGCTATTAGTCCCAATAATAAATTTGCCGCTTTTGGCGTAGATACAGTTTCTAGACGGCAGTACGTTATAAGCATAAAAAACCTTGAAACAGGGGAGGTTTATGCAGATAAGATAGAAAATACAACGGGTGGTGCAGTTTGGGCTGATGATAATAAGACCCTTTTTTACACTAAAAAAGATGAAGTTACTTTACGATCAGACCAAATTTTGAAGCACAAATTTGGTACTTCCGCAGCTGAAGATCAATTAGTTTTTCATGAGAAAGATGATACATTTGGAACATATGTCTACAAGTCAAAATCCAAGAAATATATTATTGTTGGCTCGTATAGCACGCTTACTTCGGAATTTCAGTTTTTAAGAACGGATAATCCTGACGGAGATTTGAAAATGTTTTCACCCCGCGAAAGAGGTGTTGAATATGGTATGTCACACTATGGTGATCATTTCTATGTTCTTACCAATAAAGATGGTGCAACCAATTTTAAATTAATGAAAACCGATGAGAATAATACCTCTTCGGAAAACTGGAAAGAATTTATACCCCATCGTGAAGATGTTCTGTTGGAAGATATAGATATTTTCAAAGATTACTACGTAATATCAGAACGTACAAACGGATTGAACAAGGTTCATATTAACAGATGGGATGGCACGGATTCGTATTACCTACCTTTTAAAAGTGAAACATACACTGCCGGTGTGGGCCGCAATCCTGATTTTGATACAGAAATTCTTCGTTATGGTTACAATTCCATGACAACTCCAACTTCCATTATCGATTTTAATATGCGGACCAAGGAGAGAGAAGTTAAAAAAGAACAAGAAGTACTAGGAGGGAAGTTTGATAAGGACAACTATAAAGAAAAACGTATTTGGGCTAATGCTCGCGATGGGGTAAAAGTACCGATGTCCATCGTTTATCATAAAGACACTCCGCTAAGTAACACAACACCTATACTTCAATATGCCTATGGGTCATACGGGAACACTATAGATCCGTATTTTTCTACTGTACGTTTAAGTTTGTTAGACAGAGGTTTTGTTTATGCAATAGCGCATGTTAGAGGAGGGGAATACTTGGGCAGGCCTTGGTACGAAGATGGTAAATTGTTAAAGAAAAAGAACACTTTTACAGATTTTGTAGACTGTTCTCAGTACTTGATAGATGAAGGTTATACTTCGGCAGATCACTTATATGCAATGGGTGGTTCTGCGGGCGGTCTACTTATGGGGGCAATCATAAACATGGCTCCTCAATTATATAATGGTGTAATTGCAGCTGTTCCTTTTGTTGATGTGGTCACGACAATGTTAGATGATTCCATTCCTTTAACAACAGGGGAATATGATGAGTGGGGCAATCCAAACGAAAAAGCATACTATGAGTATATGAAGTCGTATTCGCCTTATGACCAAGTAGTTGCTCAAGAATACCCTAATTTATTGGTTACTACCGGACTTCATGATTCACAAGTTCAATATTTTGAACCTGCCAAGTGGGTAGCGAAATTACGAGAGATGAAATCAGACAAGAATCTGTTGATGATGGATATTAATATGGATGCAGGACATGGTGGCGCTTCAGGACGTTTTGAGGCATTAAAAGAGGTGGCTAAAGAGTATGCGTTTCTGTTGGATTTGGAAGGTAAAATCTAA
- a CDS encoding YbaB/EbfC family nucleoid-associated protein — translation MFGDMMGMMGKLKETQQKVEATKKRLDTVTLEESSSEDLVKVIITANREVKQILIDESLLKDKEQLEDFLIMTVNKAIAKATQVNEAELGAVAKEGMPNIPGMDSLFK, via the coding sequence ATGTTTGGAGATATGATGGGTATGATGGGGAAACTTAAAGAAACCCAGCAAAAAGTAGAAGCCACAAAGAAACGTTTAGACACAGTAACCTTAGAAGAATCTTCTTCTGAAGATTTGGTAAAGGTGATTATTACCGCTAATAGAGAAGTTAAACAGATTCTAATTGATGAAAGTTTACTAAAAGACAAAGAGCAATTGGAAGATTTTCTAATTATGACAGTCAATAAGGCTATTGCAAAGGCAACCCAGGTAAATGAAGCAGAACTTGGTGCTGTTGCCAAAGAAGGGATGCCCAATATTCCGGGAATGGACTCGTTATTTAAATAA
- a CDS encoding thioredoxin family protein, protein MKLLLFLILPFCLLGQTDTTSNVDWLKNYDKALKVSKKENKNVLVYFTGSDWCPPCKKLKQDLFETEEFSELSKSYVLLYVDIPRNKDLLSDKQWNHNQEVLKKLNKKGVFPLLSVVNGKGKALDEYSGYGMTGEIGYHLKFLKKNK, encoded by the coding sequence ATGAAACTATTACTTTTTCTAATATTACCGTTTTGTTTACTAGGCCAAACCGATACTACTAGTAATGTTGACTGGCTTAAGAACTACGACAAGGCCTTAAAAGTCTCAAAAAAAGAAAATAAGAATGTTCTGGTTTATTTTACCGGTAGCGACTGGTGTCCACCATGTAAAAAGCTTAAACAAGATCTTTTTGAGACAGAGGAGTTCTCTGAACTATCAAAAAGTTATGTCCTATTATATGTAGATATTCCTAGAAATAAGGATTTATTGAGTGATAAGCAGTGGAATCACAACCAAGAGGTCTTAAAAAAACTTAATAAAAAAGGAGTCTTTCCTTTGTTAAGTGTGGTAAATGGAAAAGGAAAGGCATTAGATGAATACTCTGGTTACGGTATGACCGGAGAAATTGGTTATCATTTAAAGTTTCTCAAGAAAAATAAGTAA
- a CDS encoding OmpA family protein, which translates to MKKILFSLAVLTASFSMAQDLPANPEPGKCYVRCTTPDVYVNETVTITVKPGYKVLKTVPATYKTVTERVLVKEESKKLRIVPEEWGSEKVSYVSKEGGNSLSVSPASFGSASQTIEVKPAYAQWELGASAPDCDSGNPDDCRYWCYKGYPAEFQTIETATLANNASTSKTAIPQKSGTYTKRILVSPAKVVEEVVPAVYEEITRTVLDKDAYAVEEAVAPVTKSYTKEVLKEKGGLTTWKEVECELVTYQALPINWDSGSATLTAQAKTIIDTRLLPVLAQNEGAKVELASHTDAQGSASSNQDLSERRAKAVAQYLISKGINSSLLVANGYGETKLKNRCKDGVSCTSREHAVNRRTEFRLINN; encoded by the coding sequence ATGAAGAAAATTCTTTTTTCCCTTGCCGTTCTTACGGCTTCATTTAGTATGGCTCAAGACTTGCCAGCTAACCCCGAACCTGGAAAGTGCTATGTACGTTGTACTACGCCTGACGTTTATGTAAACGAGACCGTGACTATTACAGTAAAGCCCGGTTATAAAGTTTTAAAAACTGTACCTGCAACGTATAAAACCGTTACAGAGCGTGTTTTAGTAAAAGAAGAAAGTAAAAAATTAAGAATTGTTCCGGAAGAATGGGGATCTGAAAAGGTTAGCTATGTATCTAAGGAAGGCGGAAATTCTTTAAGCGTTAGCCCAGCTAGTTTTGGTAGTGCTTCACAGACTATAGAGGTGAAACCTGCATATGCTCAGTGGGAGTTGGGTGCATCGGCTCCAGATTGTGATTCAGGTAACCCTGATGATTGTAGATACTGGTGTTATAAAGGATATCCTGCAGAATTTCAGACTATTGAAACAGCAACCCTTGCTAACAATGCTTCAACAAGCAAAACTGCTATTCCTCAAAAGAGTGGTACATATACTAAAAGAATACTTGTTTCCCCAGCTAAAGTTGTTGAAGAAGTAGTTCCAGCGGTTTATGAAGAAATTACTAGAACGGTATTAGATAAGGACGCTTACGCTGTAGAAGAGGCGGTTGCTCCTGTTACTAAATCTTATACAAAAGAGGTTTTAAAAGAAAAAGGTGGTTTAACTACTTGGAAAGAAGTAGAGTGTGAATTGGTTACTTACCAAGCGCTTCCAATAAACTGGGACTCTGGTAGTGCTACTTTAACAGCACAAGCTAAAACTATCATTGATACTCGTTTATTACCTGTATTGGCTCAGAATGAAGGCGCTAAAGTAGAGTTGGCTTCTCATACAGATGCTCAAGGTAGTGCTTCCTCTAACCAGGATTTATCTGAAAGAAGAGCTAAAGCAGTTGCGCAGTACCTAATTTCAAAAGGTATTAACTCTAGTCTTTTAGTAGCTAACGGATACGGTGAAACAAAACTTAAGAACAGGTGTAAGGACGGTGTTTCTTGTACTTCAAGAGAGCATGCTGTAAATAGAAGAACAGAATTTAGATTGATTAATAACTAA
- a CDS encoding YegP family protein: MADNPEIITLILYLLPKILPVIEIVNTTNSGHRFQIKSKSDAILLTSEEFHSQADLDTALSKLNTLQINRGNFERKTNHQGKFLFDLKDGNGSLIGTSQLYDSEAGMENGIKNLHNRLTDLKKL, encoded by the coding sequence ATGGCAGATAATCCTGAAATTATCACTCTTATTTTGTATCTTTTACCTAAAATTTTACCTGTGATAGAAATAGTTAATACAACAAATTCCGGACATCGTTTTCAAATAAAATCTAAAAGTGATGCTATCTTACTTACAAGTGAAGAGTTTCATAGCCAGGCTGATTTGGATACTGCGCTTTCTAAACTGAATACACTTCAAATCAATAGAGGGAATTTTGAACGAAAGACCAATCATCAAGGTAAATTTCTGTTTGATTTAAAAGATGGCAATGGCTCACTAATAGGTACCAGTCAACTTTACGATTCGGAAGCTGGAATGGAGAATGGAATTAAAAATTTGCATAATCGTTTAACCGACTTAAAAAAACTATAA
- a CDS encoding threonine aldolase family protein yields the protein MQINLISDTVTKPTQAMLAAMMSAKVGDDVFKSDPTVNALEEKVAKMFGKEAALFFPSGTMANQTGIKLHTQPGDQLICDKYAHVYNYEGGGVSFNSGVSCKLIDGHRGMITAEQVEAAINPPDFYHSPLTSLVCIENTTNKGGGACWDIEELKKIKEVCKKHNLSYHLDGARLWNALVQKNESPLAYGELFDTISVCLSKGLGCPVGSVLVGSKGLMDKALRIRKIFGGGMRQAGFLAAAGIYALDHHVERLAEDHQKAREIGEVLENLSYIKRVEPIETNIIIFEIDENFMTGDVFVEKLKEEDVLIIGMGQGKLRIVTHLDYTKTMHEKLLKILKGL from the coding sequence ATGCAAATTAATCTTATTAGTGATACAGTAACCAAACCTACCCAAGCAATGTTAGCGGCCATGATGTCTGCTAAAGTGGGGGATGACGTGTTTAAATCGGACCCAACGGTGAACGCTCTTGAAGAAAAAGTAGCTAAAATGTTCGGGAAGGAAGCAGCGCTTTTTTTTCCTTCAGGAACTATGGCAAACCAAACGGGTATAAAGTTACATACGCAACCTGGTGACCAATTAATTTGTGATAAATATGCTCATGTTTATAATTATGAAGGTGGAGGCGTCAGTTTTAACAGCGGAGTATCATGTAAATTGATAGATGGTCATAGGGGAATGATTACGGCAGAACAAGTAGAAGCAGCAATTAATCCACCGGATTTTTACCACAGCCCATTAACATCTCTAGTCTGTATAGAAAACACTACTAATAAAGGAGGTGGTGCGTGTTGGGATATAGAAGAGCTGAAAAAGATAAAAGAAGTCTGCAAAAAGCATAATTTATCCTATCATCTTGACGGTGCCCGTTTGTGGAATGCCTTGGTTCAAAAAAACGAAAGTCCCCTAGCTTATGGAGAATTGTTCGATACTATTAGTGTTTGTTTAAGTAAAGGCCTAGGGTGTCCTGTAGGTTCTGTTTTGGTGGGCAGTAAGGGGTTAATGGATAAAGCGCTTCGTATTCGTAAAATATTTGGCGGGGGAATGCGTCAGGCAGGTTTTCTTGCAGCAGCAGGTATTTATGCGCTTGATCACCATGTAGAACGTTTGGCCGAGGATCACCAAAAAGCAAGAGAGATAGGGGAGGTGTTAGAAAATCTATCCTATATAAAGCGTGTTGAACCTATTGAAACCAATATTATCATTTTTGAAATAGATGAAAATTTTATGACAGGAGATGTTTTTGTAGAAAAACTTAAAGAGGAAGATGTCCTTATAATAGGTATGGGTCAAGGAAAACTTCGTATCGTTACCCATTTGGATTATACCAAGACAATGCATGAAAAGCTTTTAAAAATACTAAAGGGTTTATAG